Genomic segment of Paenibacillaceae bacterium GAS479:
ATGTTAATCGTCGACGATGTGCTGGAACAGGTTAATCTGCGGAGCGAGGCCGATGTGCAGGCCCGTTCCTACTCTTTCGGCATGATTAAACGTCTGGGCGTCGCGCAGGCACTGCTATCAGCCAGCGATCTGCTCATCGTCGACGAGCCAACCGCCGGGCTTGATCCCGAGGAACGAATCCGTCTCCGCCGAGTACTCGCCGAAGCAGCAGCGACGAGAGTTGTATTGCTCTCAACGCATGTACTCGGTGATATCGGGGCCAGCTGCCGCGAGGTAATCGTGCTCGGCCGTGGACGGCTGATGTACCATGGCAGCACGCAGGGTCTGGCAGGGTTTGCCGAAGACCGTACTTGGGCCTGGGAAACGTCTGAGAATGAATGGCGACGGATGCCGCTGGACGGTCTGCTTTCCGCCCGCAAAACGGATGAAGGCATTCTGTGCCGCGCCTTGTCGGAGCGCTCGCCCTCGCCTTTTGCACAGCGTGTCGAGCCGACGATGGAAGAAGGCTATCTGGCTCTGATGGGACATCAGGATCACCAGGAAGCGGGAGGACTGTTCTGATGCGCATCATGTTGCGACAAGCGGCGATGGAGCTAAGATCGCTGATGTTGCTGCGCTGGACGCTACTGCTGCCCGCCGCTGCCGCAGTCTGGATGATTTTGCATACATGGAGATTACGCCCTGAATCGTCTCAGGACGTCAATCTGTACGCTGCAGATACCCATATCATGCTGCTCATGCTCACAACAGCCATCCCACTGCTGCTCGGCGTACTCCTGAT
This window contains:
- a CDS encoding ABC-type multidrug transport system, ATPase component → MLTAHMLGKQYKTDWALRPLTLQLGTGLHGLLGPNGAGKSTLLRLFAGMLAPTTGDALLRGSSVRDFRRNGSRIGYLPQNMRVLPQFTARQWLLHAASLQSKASLKERMLIVDDVLEQVNLRSEADVQARSYSFGMIKRLGVAQALLSASDLLIVDEPTAGLDPEERIRLRRVLAEAAATRVVLLSTHVLGDIGASCREVIVLGRGRLMYHGSTQGLAGFAEDRTWAWETSENEWRRMPLDGLLSARKTDEGILCRALSERSPSPFAQRVEPTMEEGYLALMGHQDHQEAGGLF